In Ardenticatenales bacterium, a single genomic region encodes these proteins:
- a CDS encoding LysM peptidoglycan-binding domain-containing protein, whose translation MSELSPEISEAAYRCPQCDSQIQPGDTVCRMCGAAIPPDLFAAVGEMPASNTPLSPPPTATPLPPIVESQMRERQSRLTLLITAVITAITIGLAAIVLQNPTPVMLALVPTATPIPPTITYTPTWTPLPSETAAPTQPPTITPTPQPTETPQPPILVTVAPGDTLFSLSFRYQVSIDSIALLNNLSPDNPLIRAEQQLAIPWPTPTPPLEALLVQVGADTVLADPTNCERYEIKGNDTMVAVAVKYSVPLDALLAVNRLDVQSLIRPGDTVCIPAISYTQAELVETPGPSPTPGPTALPGGPHLLYPPQNAVVTPPDSLVVLQWVAVKNLEESEWYMVEMLDLNAVDSHPHRAFTRQTSLQIPSSWRPEVPAERLIRWRVSIVQVTGRRDDGGFIFTYGGAASNDGYFTWMGAIPTPTPTATPTPEATAMPTGSNS comes from the coding sequence ATGAGCGAACTCTCCCCAGAAATAAGCGAAGCAGCATACCGCTGTCCCCAATGCGACAGCCAGATACAGCCAGGCGACACGGTCTGCCGTATGTGCGGCGCGGCTATTCCTCCTGATCTATTCGCTGCGGTGGGAGAAATGCCGGCATCCAACACCCCCCTCTCTCCCCCTCCCACCGCCACGCCCCTCCCACCCATCGTCGAAAGCCAGATGCGTGAGCGCCAATCCCGCCTCACCCTGCTCATAACCGCCGTCATCACGGCCATCACCATTGGCCTGGCGGCCATTGTGCTACAAAACCCCACCCCCGTCATGCTGGCCCTCGTGCCCACGGCCACGCCAATTCCCCCCACAATCACCTACACCCCCACCTGGACCCCCCTGCCCAGCGAGACCGCCGCCCCCACGCAGCCGCCAACCATCACGCCCACGCCCCAACCCACGGAAACGCCACAGCCGCCGATCCTGGTCACAGTCGCGCCCGGCGACACCCTGTTTTCTCTGTCATTTCGCTATCAGGTGTCTATTGACAGCATCGCCCTATTAAACAACCTGTCGCCGGACAACCCACTTATTCGCGCCGAACAGCAGCTAGCCATCCCCTGGCCCACACCCACGCCGCCGCTGGAGGCCTTGCTCGTGCAGGTGGGCGCGGATACCGTGCTGGCGGACCCCACCAACTGTGAACGGTACGAAATCAAAGGGAACGACACGATGGTGGCCGTGGCCGTGAAGTACAGCGTCCCGCTGGACGCCCTGCTGGCCGTCAATCGGCTAGACGTACAGTCGCTAATTCGCCCCGGGGACACCGTCTGCATTCCGGCCATCAGCTATACGCAAGCGGAACTGGTAGAAACACCCGGTCCCTCTCCCACGCCCGGCCCGACGGCGCTCCCCGGCGGCCCGCACCTGCTCTACCCGCCGCAAAACGCCGTCGTGACGCCGCCGGACAGTCTCGTCGTCTTGCAGTGGGTTGCGGTGAAAAATCTGGAGGAATCGGAGTGGTACATGGTGGAAATGCTGGACTTGAACGCCGTGGATAGCCACCCCCACCGCGCCTTTACACGACAAACCTCCCTGCAAATTCCCTCCTCCTGGCGGCCCGAGGTTCCCGCCGAGCGGTTGATCCGCTGGCGCGTGAGCATCGTGCAGGTCACGGGACGGCGCGACGATGGCGGCTTTATCTTCACCTACGGCGGCGCGGCCAGCAATGATGGCTACTTCACCTGGATGGGCGCCATCCCCACCCCAACGCCGACGGCGACGCCAACGCCAGAAGCGACGGCGATGCCGACGGGGAGCAATAGCTAA
- a CDS encoding DUF11 domain-containing protein, whose protein sequence is MNSIRTRSLWRGSFALFLGVLLLLGLSTALTFKTSAAQPAVSQGIPVLINELDADQDGTDAAEFIELYDGGSGSTPLDGLVLVLFNGSSDTAYTPIFDLDGYATDADGYFVIGSVPEADLYYAGTSWLQNGADATALYYGDAADFPAGTPITTTNLIDALVYDTDDADDPGLLTLLNPGQPQVNENGAGNGIFDASQRCPDGGGGARNTYAYIQATPTPGSANNCPVSGDLALVKTGPVAVESTPGSLLVYDITLINEAGTSASALVLTDTLPASVSYVSDNSGVVPTNPAPGVYVWSLPDLPAITTTTFQLTATLDITQANGAILTNQANVSTSLVGDDAGNNSDSADTYAAAAVTIYDIQTVADPAADDASPYNGQIVIVEGVVTAAPGEIDNPSRLFVMQDAAGGPWSGVPVFRSSSFGGLVAPEGTHVRVIGTVSEYFGLTELNLSNDPWSVEVLDTVPAPEPAILTTGDFLDNNPTVAEQWEGVLVEFNQATVTDDDLGNGEWHFDDGSGVARADDLGGNDGNLTYTPQNGDTYAYLRGIGYYSFGNYKLEPRSDTDIALLPNLVINELDADMAGDETTEFIELYDGGQGNTPLDGLVVVLYNGSNDTSYSPVFDLDGYTTDADGYFVIGGSGIIDADITVTQTFWLQNGQDAAALYLGDATDFPNGTPVTTTNLVDAIVYDTDDADDPGLLTLLNPGQPQVNENGAGDKDNDANQRCPNGAGGQRNTNTYIQALPTPGGANNCPIGGDLALIKTGPQAVGSAPGSVLVYDLTLANDADMAATTVVLTDTLPTDVSYVSDNSGVVPTNPAPGVYVWSLPDLPAITTTTFQLTATLDITQANGAVLTNQASVSTDLAGDNPANNSDSAATYVAAAVTIYDIQMVDDPAADDASPYNGQLVLVEGVVTAAPGEVDNPSRLFVMQDAAGGPWSGVPVFRSGGFGGLVAPEGTVVRVLGTVSEYNGLTELNLGTTPWAVDVLGAVSPLDAEMLSTAAFDDVDAAISEQWEGVLIAFHDATVTDDDLGFGEWHFDDGSGVARADDLGGNDGNLTYLPQNGDHYGFIRGIGYYSFGNYKLEPRSDADVGLQAAAPEISKAAPVLVAPGTLFTYTITVDNGLGYDLTDAVITDIVPANVAFAYANDAGSYDGSLVTWNLGTLPTYSSVSVSFAVTATEGVGTVTNDQYAVSAGNFITATSGAPVVTLIGGELNIHDIQGAGHVSPFNGIMVTGIDGIVTVVDNNGFYLQEAQGSADSDPATSEAIYVYTGSAPGVQVGDAVTVDGTVNEYYPGGISAGNLPTTELDATNVTVDSSGNPLPLETIIGSGGRIPPDMIIDNDTNGYVEEGTVFDPDEDGLDFYESLEGMLVQVNNALIVGATSGFGEIGVVSNDGAYASGLTNRGGIAIQADDFNPERILIDDALTPDPPQVSVGQSFTTPVIGVMSYSFGNFKLLNFEPLPATTGTLDLETTTPGADDELTIATMNVENLDPGDAATKFDGLADRIVNHMLSPDIIGLQEVQDNNGATNDGTVDASDTYQALIDAIAAAGGPTYDFRDIAPEDNMDGGQPGGNIRVGFLFNPARVSFVDRPGGDANTATDVVAGDNGPELTYSPGRIDPTNAAFDDSRKPLAGEFLFNGETVIVIVNHFNSKGGDQPLFGRVQPPERASEVQRHAQATVVNAFVDDILALETTARVAVVGDLNDFDFSETLDVLRGASDGDVVLHNLVSDLPQAERYTYVYDSNGQVLDHVLASPGLYDALTFVDIVHTNAEYPADSRVTDHDQVLGRFSIPGEPELHIAKFVELPNDPVQPGDVVTFTIILSNTGYADAEDVLVTDLIPEGLICGDIMETVIVPASNDLVIIRFTAEVADNTWDMTITNTASYTHSSGSGSASVSLTVGPQTFFQLFLPIMAGKP, encoded by the coding sequence ATGAATAGCATTCGCACACGATCACTGTGGCGCGGCAGCTTCGCTCTCTTCCTGGGCGTCCTGCTGCTCCTGGGCCTATCCACGGCCCTGACCTTCAAAACCAGCGCCGCGCAACCGGCCGTCTCTCAAGGCATCCCCGTCCTCATTAACGAACTGGATGCCGACCAGGACGGAACCGACGCCGCCGAGTTTATAGAACTGTACGACGGCGGCAGTGGCAGCACACCGCTGGATGGACTCGTCCTCGTCTTGTTTAACGGGTCCAGCGATACGGCATACACGCCCATCTTTGATTTGGACGGCTACGCCACCGATGCTGATGGCTATTTTGTCATTGGCAGTGTACCTGAGGCTGATCTCTATTATGCCGGCACTTCCTGGCTGCAAAACGGAGCAGACGCCACCGCACTCTACTACGGAGACGCCGCCGACTTCCCCGCCGGCACGCCCATCACCACCACCAACCTCATTGACGCCCTCGTCTACGACACCGACGATGCCGACGACCCCGGCCTGCTCACGCTGCTCAATCCGGGGCAGCCACAAGTCAACGAAAATGGCGCGGGCAACGGCATATTCGACGCCAGCCAACGCTGCCCCGATGGCGGCGGCGGTGCGCGCAACACCTACGCCTACATCCAGGCCACGCCCACCCCAGGCAGCGCCAACAACTGCCCCGTCTCCGGCGACCTCGCCCTGGTGAAAACAGGCCCCGTGGCCGTGGAATCCACCCCCGGCAGCCTGCTGGTCTATGACATCACGTTGATCAACGAGGCGGGCACATCTGCTTCCGCGCTCGTTTTGACGGATACATTGCCGGCATCCGTCAGCTACGTCAGCGATAACAGCGGCGTGGTTCCCACCAATCCCGCCCCCGGCGTCTACGTCTGGTCCCTACCCGACCTGCCCGCCATCACCACCACCACCTTCCAACTCACCGCCACCCTGGACATCACCCAGGCCAATGGTGCCATACTCACCAATCAAGCCAACGTCAGCACCAGCCTGGTCGGCGACGATGCCGGCAACAACAGCGACAGCGCCGACACCTACGCAGCCGCCGCCGTCACCATCTACGACATCCAAACCGTAGCCGACCCGGCAGCGGACGACGCTTCCCCCTACAACGGACAAATCGTCATCGTCGAAGGCGTCGTCACCGCCGCCCCCGGCGAAATCGACAACCCCTCCCGCCTCTTCGTCATGCAAGACGCCGCAGGCGGCCCCTGGAGCGGCGTCCCCGTATTCCGGAGCAGCAGTTTCGGCGGCCTCGTGGCCCCCGAAGGCACACACGTGCGCGTCATAGGAACCGTCTCCGAATACTTCGGCCTCACCGAACTCAACTTGAGCAACGATCCCTGGTCAGTAGAAGTACTGGACACCGTTCCCGCGCCAGAACCGGCAATCTTGACCACCGGCGACTTCCTCGACAACAATCCAACTGTTGCCGAACAGTGGGAAGGCGTCCTCGTCGAATTCAACCAGGCCACCGTCACCGACGATGACCTGGGCAATGGCGAATGGCATTTCGACGATGGCAGCGGCGTGGCCCGCGCCGACGATCTGGGCGGCAACGACGGCAACCTGACCTACACGCCGCAAAACGGCGACACCTACGCCTACCTGCGCGGCATCGGCTACTACAGCTTCGGCAACTACAAACTTGAACCACGTAGCGACACAGACATCGCCCTACTCCCCAATCTGGTTATCAATGAACTAGACGCGGACATGGCCGGCGACGAAACAACAGAATTCATCGAACTGTACGACGGTGGCCAGGGCAACACCCCGCTGGATGGCCTCGTCGTCGTCCTCTACAACGGCAGCAACGACACCTCATACTCGCCCGTTTTCGACCTGGATGGTTATACGACGGATGCGGATGGCTACTTCGTCATCGGCGGCAGCGGCATTATTGACGCCGACATCACCGTCACCCAAACCTTCTGGCTGCAAAACGGACAAGACGCAGCGGCGCTTTACCTTGGCGACGCCACCGACTTCCCCAACGGCACGCCCGTGACCACAACCAACCTGGTAGACGCCATTGTCTACGACACCGACGATGCCGACGATCCCGGCCTGCTCACGCTGCTCAATCCGGGGCAGCCACAAGTCAACGAAAACGGGGCCGGAGACAAGGACAACGACGCCAATCAACGCTGCCCCAATGGCGCCGGCGGTCAACGGAATACGAACACATATATCCAGGCCCTCCCCACACCCGGCGGCGCGAACAACTGCCCCATCGGCGGCGACCTGGCCCTGATTAAGACCGGTCCGCAGGCCGTGGGGTCCGCGCCGGGCAGCGTGCTGGTCTATGACCTCACGCTGGCGAACGACGCGGACATGGCAGCCACCACCGTCGTCCTCACGGACACCCTCCCCACCGACGTCAGCTACGTCAGCGATAACAGCGGCGTGGTTCCCACCAATCCCGCCCCCGGCGTCTACGTCTGGTCCCTACCCGACCTACCCGCCATCACCACCACCACCTTCCAACTCACCGCCACCCTGGACATCACCCAGGCCAATGGCGCGGTACTCACCAATCAGGCCAGCGTCAGCACGGACCTGGCCGGAGACAATCCGGCCAACAATAGCGACAGCGCGGCCACCTACGTAGCCGCCGCCGTCACCATTTACGACATCCAGATGGTGGATGACCCCGCCGCCGACGATGCTTCCCCCTACAACGGGCAACTCGTGTTGGTAGAGGGCGTCGTCACGGCAGCGCCGGGCGAAGTGGACAACCCCTCCCGCCTCTTTGTCATGCAGGATGCGGCGGGCGGTCCCTGGAGTGGCGTGCCCGTCTTCCGCAGCGGCGGCTTCGGGGGCCTGGTGGCTCCTGAAGGAACCGTGGTGCGCGTCCTGGGGACCGTCTCCGAATACAATGGCCTGACGGAGTTGAACCTGGGGACTACGCCGTGGGCCGTGGACGTGCTGGGCGCGGTTTCTCCGCTGGACGCAGAAATGCTGAGTACGGCGGCATTCGATGACGTGGACGCGGCCATTTCGGAACAGTGGGAAGGCGTTTTGATTGCGTTCCACGACGCCACGGTCACGGATGATGACCTGGGCTTTGGCGAGTGGCACTTTGATGACGGCAGCGGCGTGGCCCGCGCCGACGATCTGGGCGGCAACGACGGCAACCTGACGTATCTGCCGCAAAACGGTGACCACTACGGGTTCATTCGCGGCATCGGCTACTATAGCTTCGGCAACTACAAGCTGGAGCCACGTAGCGACGCAGACGTGGGTCTGCAAGCGGCGGCGCCGGAAATCAGCAAAGCGGCGCCGGTGCTGGTGGCTCCGGGCACGCTGTTCACCTATACGATTACGGTGGACAACGGGCTGGGATACGACTTGACGGATGCGGTGATTACGGATATCGTGCCGGCAAACGTCGCGTTCGCCTACGCGAATGATGCCGGCAGCTATGATGGCAGTCTCGTCACCTGGAACCTGGGCACGTTGCCCACCTACAGCAGCGTCAGCGTCAGTTTTGCCGTGACGGCAACGGAAGGCGTGGGCACTGTCACAAATGATCAGTACGCGGTGAGTGCCGGCAATTTCATCACGGCAACCAGCGGCGCACCCGTCGTCACACTGATCGGCGGCGAACTGAACATCCACGACATTCAGGGAGCCGGCCACGTCTCCCCGTTCAACGGCATCATGGTCACGGGCATTGACGGCATCGTCACCGTGGTGGACAACAACGGCTTCTACTTGCAAGAAGCCCAGGGCAGCGCCGACAGCGATCCGGCCACATCGGAAGCCATCTACGTCTACACAGGCAGCGCGCCGGGCGTTCAGGTCGGCGACGCAGTGACGGTTGATGGCACGGTCAATGAGTACTATCCCGGCGGGATCAGTGCCGGCAATCTCCCCACCACGGAACTCGACGCTACGAATGTCACCGTGGACTCCTCCGGCAACCCCCTGCCGCTGGAGACCATCATTGGCAGCGGTGGGCGCATCCCGCCGGACATGATCATCGACAACGACACCAATGGCTACGTCGAAGAAGGAACCGTCTTCGACCCCGATGAGGACGGCCTGGACTTCTACGAAAGCCTGGAAGGGATGCTCGTCCAGGTCAACAACGCCCTCATCGTCGGCGCCACCTCCGGCTTCGGCGAAATCGGCGTCGTCAGCAATGATGGCGCGTATGCGTCCGGCCTCACCAATCGCGGCGGCATCGCCATCCAGGCTGATGACTTCAACCCCGAACGCATCCTCATTGACGACGCGCTCACGCCTGACCCGCCACAAGTCTCCGTGGGACAATCGTTCACCACCCCCGTGATCGGCGTAATGAGCTACAGCTTTGGCAACTTCAAGCTGCTCAACTTCGAACCACTGCCGGCAACCACCGGTACGCTCGACCTGGAAACGACCACCCCCGGCGCGGACGACGAACTGACCATCGCCACCATGAACGTGGAAAACCTCGATCCTGGTGATGCTGCGACCAAGTTCGACGGCCTGGCAGACCGCATCGTCAACCACATGCTCTCACCGGACATCATCGGCCTGCAGGAGGTGCAAGACAACAACGGCGCCACAAATGATGGCACGGTGGACGCCAGCGACACCTACCAGGCGTTGATTGACGCCATCGCTGCCGCCGGCGGCCCCACCTACGACTTCCGCGACATCGCGCCCGAAGACAACATGGACGGCGGGCAGCCGGGCGGCAACATCCGCGTCGGCTTCCTTTTCAATCCGGCGCGCGTCTCCTTCGTGGACCGGCCCGGCGGCGACGCCAACACCGCCACCGACGTGGTTGCCGGCGACAACGGACCTGAACTGACCTACAGCCCCGGACGCATTGACCCCACCAACGCCGCTTTCGACGACAGCCGCAAGCCATTGGCGGGCGAATTCCTCTTCAACGGGGAAACCGTCATCGTCATCGTCAACCACTTCAACTCCAAGGGTGGCGACCAGCCGCTGTTTGGGCGCGTGCAGCCGCCGGAACGCGCCTCGGAAGTGCAGCGGCATGCGCAAGCGACGGTGGTCAACGCCTTCGTGGACGACATCCTGGCGCTGGAAACAACGGCGCGCGTAGCCGTCGTAGGCGACTTGAATGACTTCGACTTCTCGGAGACGCTGGACGTGCTGCGCGGGGCGTCGGATGGCGACGTGGTGCTGCACAACCTGGTGAGCGATCTGCCACAGGCGGAGCGGTATACCTACGTCTACGACAGCAACGGGCAGGTGTTGGACCATGTGCTGGCCTCGCCCGGCCTGTACGACGCGCTCACATTCGTGGACATCGTGCACACGAACGCGGAGTACCCGGCGGACAGCCGGGTGACGGACCACGACCAGGTGTTGGGACGGTTCTCGATTCCTGGCGAGCCAGAACTGCATATTGCCAAGTTTGTGGAACTGCCAAACGACCCGGTGCAGCCGGGGGATGTGGTGACATTCACGATCATCTTGAGCAATACGGGTTACGCGGATGCGGAGGATGTGCTGGTGACGGACCTCATTCCAGAGGGGTTGATTTGCGGCGATATCATGGAGACCGTGATTGTGCCGGCATCTAACGACCTCGTCATCATCCGCTTCACCGCCGAAGTGGCCGACAACACCTGGGACATGACTATCACGAACACTGCCAGCTACACGCATAGCTCCGGCAGTGGTTCCGCCTCCGTCTCCCTCACCGTTGGTCCACAGACATTCTTCCAGTTGTTCCTGCCCATCATGGCCGGAAAACCATAA
- a CDS encoding lamin tail domain-containing protein, with product MRVKPIFVTREAVAIAGFLLLVITIFILSTSNAAARSAESRSPQGVQSTSVLVINEIDYDQPGTDAAEYIELKNVSGAALDLDPYQVELVNGSGPSVYLTIDLPAFSLPDGDYYVICANAATVPNCDLDISPDTNLIQNGAPDAVAITLDTVVIEAVSYEGDTGAPYTEGSGVGLIDTGSEINAGISRYPDGTDSDQNNIDLSYRCNTPGAANTADNMFCDGTPTPTPTSDGSTPTPTATATSTPTPTATPAGPTPTPIVAGSPLIINEIDYDQAGTDMAEFVELKNVGGSAIDLSEYTLELVNGSDGLPYLTYALPPVSLAAGDYYVICADANMVANCDFDVTPDTNLIQNGAPDAVAIRWTINNQVFDAVSYEGDTAAPYTEGSGIGLEDNSAIVQLGISRYPDGVDTHQNNVDLSPRCITPGEANTANDTNCDGSATPTPTATATNTPTPTPTATPAPSTARIYLSADSAGTVGQLTYGTEDVILYDQAGGFWAMLFDGSDVGLANTVDIDALLFLPSGRLIMSFAATTNVPNIGPVANADLVMFIPTSLGSNTAGNFIFIFDGSDVGLDTAGENVDALSVAPSGVLLMSTSDAFTVTGGLTGEDEDLIAFIPTQFGQNTSGSWQLYFDGSDVGYDQSPNQDISAAWVNPANTYIYLSPLGQTGPVVGGDDIIYCVPGSLGTNTSCQNIVFFWNGAGSGLVGNIDALHLQFTNSPVIEPLGLEP from the coding sequence ATGCGCGTGAAACCAATCTTTGTTACGAGAGAAGCCGTGGCTATTGCTGGCTTCCTGCTTCTCGTCATCACCATTTTCATTCTGTCAACCTCTAATGCCGCGGCGCGTTCCGCGGAATCTCGTTCACCTCAGGGAGTTCAGTCTACCAGCGTGCTGGTGATCAATGAAATCGACTATGATCAACCGGGAACGGACGCGGCTGAGTATATTGAACTGAAGAATGTTAGCGGCGCGGCGCTGGACCTGGACCCCTACCAGGTTGAACTCGTCAATGGTTCGGGACCAAGTGTGTATCTGACTATTGATTTGCCGGCATTCTCCCTTCCCGACGGTGATTATTATGTCATCTGCGCCAACGCCGCCACCGTCCCCAACTGTGACCTGGACATCAGCCCAGACACCAACCTGATCCAGAATGGCGCACCGGATGCCGTTGCCATCACCCTGGACACCGTCGTTATCGAAGCCGTCAGCTACGAAGGCGACACCGGCGCACCCTACACCGAAGGCTCTGGCGTGGGTCTGATTGATACGGGTTCGGAGATCAATGCCGGCATTTCCCGCTACCCCGACGGCACTGACAGCGACCAGAACAACATCGACCTCAGCTACCGCTGCAACACGCCCGGCGCGGCCAACACCGCCGACAACATGTTCTGCGACGGCACACCCACCCCCACCCCCACATCCGACGGCAGCACCCCCACCCCCACCGCCACCGCCACATCCACCCCTACCCCCACCGCCACCCCCGCCGGCCCCACCCCCACGCCCATTGTCGCCGGCTCGCCGCTGATCATTAACGAGATCGACTACGACCAGGCAGGAACCGACATGGCGGAATTCGTGGAACTGAAGAACGTCGGCGGCAGCGCCATCGACCTCTCCGAGTACACGCTGGAACTGGTGAATGGCTCCGACGGACTACCCTACCTGACATACGCCCTCCCCCCCGTTTCCCTGGCTGCCGGGGATTACTACGTCATTTGTGCCGACGCCAACATGGTCGCCAACTGCGACTTTGACGTAACCCCGGACACCAACCTGATCCAGAATGGCGCGCCCGACGCCGTTGCCATCCGCTGGACAATTAACAATCAGGTCTTCGATGCCGTCAGCTACGAAGGCGATACCGCCGCTCCCTATACGGAAGGGTCAGGCATCGGCCTGGAAGACAACTCCGCCATCGTCCAGTTGGGCATCTCCCGCTATCCCGATGGCGTGGACACACACCAGAACAACGTAGACCTTTCGCCACGCTGCATCACGCCGGGTGAAGCGAACACCGCCAACGACACCAACTGCGACGGCTCGGCCACCCCCACGCCCACCGCGACGGCGACCAACACCCCCACGCCCACCCCCACGGCTACGCCTGCCCCCTCGACGGCACGTATTTACCTCAGCGCCGACAGCGCCGGTACGGTCGGCCAGCTCACCTATGGCACGGAAGACGTCATTCTCTATGACCAGGCAGGCGGCTTCTGGGCCATGCTGTTTGATGGCTCCGATGTGGGGCTGGCGAACACGGTGGATATTGATGCCCTGCTCTTCCTCCCCAGTGGTCGCCTGATCATGAGCTTCGCGGCGACGACCAACGTCCCCAACATCGGCCCAGTCGCCAACGCCGACCTCGTCATGTTCATCCCCACCTCTTTGGGCAGCAATACGGCCGGCAATTTCATCTTCATCTTTGACGGCTCCGACGTCGGGCTGGATACCGCCGGCGAAAACGTGGACGCCCTCAGCGTGGCACCCTCCGGCGTTCTGCTCATGAGCACCAGCGATGCCTTCACCGTCACCGGCGGCCTCACGGGTGAAGATGAAGACCTGATCGCCTTTATCCCCACCCAGTTCGGCCAAAATACCAGCGGCTCCTGGCAGCTTTACTTCGACGGCTCCGACGTCGGCTATGACCAAAGCCCCAACCAGGACATCTCCGCCGCCTGGGTGAACCCCGCCAACACCTACATTTACCTCAGCCCGCTGGGACAAACCGGCCCGGTAGTAGGCGGAGACGACATCATCTACTGCGTGCCCGGCTCGCTCGGAACCAACACCTCCTGCCAAAACATCGTCTTCTTCTGGAACGGCGCCGGCAGCGGTCTCGTAGGCAACATTGACGCGCTCCACCTCCAGTTCACCAACAGCCCGGTCATTGAGCCACTTGGCCTGGAACCGTAG
- a CDS encoding S1 RNA-binding domain-containing protein — MDNLDDQTQPEMIDMGHPMDFLLSEDFNLGIPTIGEVRIGTVVAHRNNAIMVDIGAKSEGFINLTDLEKMDDATWAKLAVGNEIPVYVLNPEDKNGNIILSYSKAVEEQDWEHAQQLHDSQDAFECKIIGFNKGGLLTRVGQVRGFLPSSQLNISRQMRNAASEDAMRPYVGKTIHVKVIEVDRSRNRLILSERAAMKEMRAAKRTQLLDSIQEGQTLIGRVVNLADFGAFVDIGGMEGLVHVSELSWKRQARPADVVKVGDEVRVYVLSVDQKRQRVALSMKRLEPDPWSLIEQRYQVGQLVEATITKLTDYGAFARLADDDYDFEGLIHISEMAQDRIKHPNQVVHRSQVVTARIIRIAPEQKQIGLSLKQVASDKYMDADLAWGSTIEEE, encoded by the coding sequence ATGGATAACTTGGACGATCAAACGCAACCAGAAATGATTGACATGGGGCACCCCATGGATTTTCTCCTATCGGAAGACTTCAACCTGGGGATTCCTACCATCGGGGAAGTCCGTATCGGCACCGTTGTCGCCCACCGCAATAATGCGATCATGGTCGACATTGGGGCCAAATCGGAAGGCTTCATCAACCTGACCGATTTAGAAAAGATGGATGATGCTACCTGGGCCAAACTGGCCGTGGGCAACGAAATCCCCGTCTACGTGCTGAACCCGGAGGACAAGAATGGCAACATTATTCTTTCCTACAGCAAAGCCGTAGAGGAGCAGGATTGGGAGCACGCCCAACAACTTCACGACTCGCAGGATGCCTTTGAATGCAAAATAATTGGATTCAACAAAGGTGGCCTCCTCACGCGTGTCGGACAGGTACGTGGTTTCTTGCCCTCTTCGCAGTTGAATATAAGTCGCCAGATGCGCAATGCGGCCAGCGAAGACGCCATGCGACCCTATGTGGGCAAGACAATTCACGTCAAGGTCATTGAAGTTGATCGCAGCCGCAACCGCCTTATCTTGTCCGAGCGGGCCGCGATGAAAGAGATGCGCGCCGCCAAACGTACCCAACTCCTCGACTCAATCCAGGAAGGCCAGACCCTTATCGGGCGTGTCGTCAACCTGGCCGACTTTGGGGCCTTTGTGGACATTGGCGGCATGGAAGGTTTGGTGCACGTTTCCGAATTAAGTTGGAAACGACAGGCCCGGCCGGCCGATGTCGTCAAGGTGGGAGACGAAGTGCGCGTCTACGTTCTCAGCGTGGACCAGAAGCGGCAGCGCGTAGCTCTTAGCATGAAGCGACTGGAGCCTGATCCCTGGTCTTTAATCGAACAGCGTTATCAGGTCGGCCAACTGGTAGAGGCTACCATTACCAAGCTAACGGACTATGGCGCGTTTGCTCGTCTGGCGGACGACGATTACGATTTCGAGGGCCTTATCCATATTTCGGAAATGGCACAAGATCGCATCAAGCATCCTAACCAGGTTGTCCATCGGTCACAGGTCGTGACTGCTCGGATCATTCGCATTGCCCCCGAACAAAAACAAATAGGACTCAGCCTGAAACAGGTGGCGTCGGACAAGTACATGGATGCCGATCTGGCCTGGGGTAGTACGATTGAAGAAGAATAA